One region of Flavobacterium sp. GSB-24 genomic DNA includes:
- a CDS encoding TonB-dependent receptor — MKKLMTSFIHWKADHRAVPLILFLLLTSNFITAQVKVSGTVSDEKGLSIPGANVSVAGSKATVSTDFDGKYSIDVPANSTLLFSFIGFATQKVAVDGKSTINVILKSNAEDLKDVVVIGYGTQRRKDVNSAISSVAAKDIENLKVASFDQMLQGKAAGVVVNSNSGEPGSNVSVRIRGVSSLTGTNEPLYVIDGVPISGDARNSSTSGRNAAGDSNFSNNGNITVSPLALINPSDIESIDILKDASATAIYGSRGANGVIIVTTKSGKKGTGKLSFENSYSISNLPKKLHSMNLQQYATHQNALADVYDPSSKRPEFAHPELLGKGTDWQDAIYETGLMSSNQLSFSGGKEGINYYISGGVLNQEGIVIESGFKRYNVRANIDAKVNSFIKVGINVSGAITDEKLTLNGQFNGVVATSLLATPDVAVRELDGAFAGPTSGISFVNPVATSLLGSNTLVRKNYSGNFYTQVDILKGLEYRFEAGGYIYDNLGQRFDPMYSLGNAVKNYANLYYNPSSGNSWNLKNMLTYRKTIDKHNFTILAVQESNRAHWEGYSMEGNGYKDNSNQTLAGGDLAKAVLKSTYSGTQTLSSYLGRVVYDYADKYGISAAIRTDGSSKFFVGNKWGVFSSASGSWKISNESFMESTRKYVDNIKLRFGWGQTGNNQIGNNLYDSNLHVVVSSMGTSYLPSNTPNKDLKWETQDQTNLGLDFTLFQSKFTASVDVYKKVSKNFLYQVPLPNYLSGGGDYEGGVNPPYFNLGSMQNKGIEVTLGYHNKFSENFSWDSSLNFTKYENKVTDMAGLNIIKTTNTLAYSTVSVSRTQEGLPIGSFLGYEAVGIYRTDEDLLKYGHVDGSGNRVVLKNGTNSLLPDFVKGDVIYKDLNNDGKIDQNDLTNIGNPNPKFTYGFTNNFKYKNVDLSIFLQGTAGNKLLNLTRASGTMNSNLGTNYLTEAADFYSANNLDASLPKPSSYDHINNAVSTRMIENGSYLRIQNVTLGYSLPSDIISKIKLTRLRIYASGQNLFTFTKYKGYDPEVGAYNQDALMSGIDNGRYPVPRLISFGFNVEF; from the coding sequence ATGAAAAAACTAATGACTAGCTTCATTCATTGGAAGGCTGACCACAGAGCTGTTCCTTTGATATTATTTTTGTTACTGACCAGTAATTTTATTACTGCGCAGGTAAAGGTTTCGGGGACGGTATCTGATGAAAAGGGATTATCTATCCCAGGGGCAAACGTATCAGTTGCAGGTTCTAAAGCAACGGTTTCTACTGATTTTGACGGTAAATATTCTATCGATGTTCCTGCAAATTCAACTTTATTGTTTTCTTTTATCGGATTTGCTACGCAGAAGGTTGCTGTAGATGGTAAATCGACTATAAATGTAATTTTAAAATCAAATGCTGAAGATTTAAAAGATGTAGTTGTAATTGGTTACGGTACTCAAAGGAGAAAAGATGTAAATAGTGCTATTTCTAGTGTTGCGGCAAAAGATATTGAGAACCTAAAAGTAGCCTCATTTGACCAAATGCTTCAGGGTAAAGCTGCCGGGGTAGTTGTAAATAGTAACTCTGGAGAGCCGGGAAGTAATGTTTCTGTAAGGATTCGTGGGGTTTCTTCTTTAACTGGTACTAATGAACCTTTGTATGTAATTGATGGTGTGCCTATTTCTGGTGATGCGAGAAACTCTTCTACTTCTGGAAGAAATGCAGCCGGAGATTCTAACTTTTCAAACAACGGAAATATTACTGTAAGTCCATTAGCGCTTATTAACCCAAGCGATATTGAGTCTATTGATATCTTGAAAGATGCTTCTGCTACTGCAATTTATGGTTCACGCGGAGCAAATGGAGTTATCATTGTAACTACTAAATCAGGGAAAAAAGGTACTGGGAAATTGTCTTTTGAAAATTCATATTCAATCAGTAATCTTCCTAAGAAACTGCATTCTATGAATTTGCAGCAATATGCTACTCATCAAAATGCTTTGGCAGATGTCTACGATCCGTCATCAAAACGTCCAGAATTTGCTCATCCTGAACTATTAGGAAAAGGTACAGACTGGCAGGATGCTATTTATGAAACAGGATTAATGAGTTCTAATCAGTTGTCTTTTTCAGGCGGAAAAGAAGGGATTAACTATTATATCTCTGGAGGTGTTTTAAATCAAGAAGGTATCGTAATCGAATCTGGATTTAAAAGATACAATGTTAGAGCTAATATCGATGCTAAGGTAAACAGCTTTATTAAAGTTGGTATCAATGTAAGTGGTGCAATTACAGATGAAAAACTTACACTGAACGGACAGTTTAATGGAGTTGTAGCTACTTCTCTTTTGGCGACTCCAGATGTGGCAGTAAGAGAATTGGATGGTGCATTTGCTGGACCAACAAGTGGTATTTCATTTGTTAATCCTGTTGCAACCTCTTTATTAGGTTCAAATACATTAGTAAGAAAAAATTATTCTGGAAATTTTTATACTCAAGTTGATATTCTTAAAGGTTTAGAATATCGTTTTGAAGCGGGAGGGTATATCTACGATAATTTAGGACAACGATTTGATCCTATGTATTCTTTGGGTAATGCGGTGAAAAATTACGCTAATCTATATTATAATCCATCTTCTGGTAATTCATGGAACTTAAAAAACATGCTTACTTACAGAAAGACAATTGATAAACACAATTTTACAATTTTAGCTGTTCAAGAGTCAAACAGAGCACATTGGGAAGGATATTCTATGGAAGGAAATGGTTATAAAGACAATAGTAACCAGACACTTGCTGGAGGTGATTTAGCGAAAGCAGTCCTTAAAAGTACTTATTCTGGAACTCAAACTTTATCATCTTATTTAGGAAGGGTGGTTTATGATTACGCAGATAAATATGGTATTTCTGCTGCGATTAGAACAGATGGATCTTCTAAGTTTTTCGTAGGAAATAAATGGGGTGTTTTTAGTTCTGCCAGCGGTTCTTGGAAAATTTCGAATGAATCTTTCATGGAAAGCACTAGAAAATATGTTGATAATATCAAGTTAAGATTTGGATGGGGACAAACTGGAAACAATCAAATCGGAAATAACTTGTACGATTCTAACCTTCACGTAGTGGTAAGTTCTATGGGTACTTCTTATCTTCCTTCAAATACTCCAAATAAAGATTTGAAATGGGAGACTCAGGATCAAACGAACTTAGGTTTAGATTTTACTTTGTTTCAATCCAAATTTACAGCATCGGTTGATGTTTATAAAAAAGTGTCTAAAAACTTCTTGTATCAGGTTCCGTTGCCAAATTATCTTTCTGGAGGCGGTGATTATGAAGGTGGTGTAAATCCTCCATATTTTAACCTTGGAAGTATGCAGAATAAAGGTATCGAGGTAACTCTTGGCTATCATAATAAATTCTCAGAAAACTTCTCTTGGGATTCTAGTTTGAACTTTACCAAGTATGAAAATAAAGTTACAGACATGGCAGGTTTAAATATTATAAAAACAACTAATACACTTGCTTATAGTACTGTAAGTGTTTCAAGAACGCAGGAAGGTCTGCCGATTGGTTCGTTTTTAGGATACGAAGCTGTAGGGATTTACAGAACTGATGAAGATTTATTAAAATACGGACATGTTGACGGTTCAGGAAATAGAGTAGTCTTAAAAAACGGAACAAACTCTTTATTGCCGGACTTTGTAAAAGGTGATGTTATTTATAAAGATTTAAATAATGATGGTAAAATCGATCAAAACGATTTAACGAATATTGGAAATCCAAATCCAAAATTTACTTACGGTTTTACAAATAACTTTAAATATAAAAATGTCGATTTATCGATTTTCCTTCAAGGAACTGCAGGAAATAAATTGCTGAATTTAACTCGTGCATCGGGAACGATGAATAGTAACTTGGGAACTAATTATTTAACAGAAGCTGCCGATTTCTATTCTGCGAATAACTTAGATGCTTCGCTTCCGAAACCTTCTAGTTACGATCATATCAATAATGCCGTTTCTACCCGTATGATAGAAAATGGTTCTTATTTAAGAATTCAGAACGTAACTTTAGGATATTCGTTGCCATCGGATATAATTTCAAAAATCAAACTAACAAGATTGAGAATTTATGCTTCTGGACAAAACTTATTCACTTTTACAAAATACAAAGGTTATGATCCTGAGGTTGGTGCTTATAACCAGGATGCATTAATGTCTGGAATTGATAACGGACGTTATCCTGTGCCGAGACTAATTTCTTTTGGTTTTAATGTTGAATTTTAA
- a CDS encoding glycoside hydrolase family 5 protein, whose protein sequence is MKLKLWYVTFFLVMFGSISNAQFVKKHGQLSVQGTQLVDKNNNPVVLRGLSFGWHSLWPRFYNEKAVAWLKKDFNCNVVRAAMGVELGDHSYINNPQFSKEKVEAVVNGAIKSDIYVIIDWHSHNINLKEAKVFFEEMSKKYAKYPNIIYEVFNEPDHETWWEVKNYAEEVIKVIRENDPNNIILVGCPHWDQDIDLPAEDPITGYTNIMYTMHFYAATHGKELRDRTDAAIKSGLPVFVSESAGMEASGDGPLNYQAWQEYIDWMESRKISWITWSVSDKDETCSILKKSAKSEGKWQDEDLKESGLKVREYLRKYNKVD, encoded by the coding sequence ATGAAGTTGAAGCTTTGGTATGTCACTTTTTTTCTTGTAATGTTTGGCAGTATTTCGAATGCACAATTTGTAAAAAAGCATGGTCAGTTAAGTGTTCAGGGAACCCAGCTTGTAGATAAGAACAACAATCCTGTTGTTCTTCGCGGACTAAGTTTTGGCTGGCATAGTTTATGGCCTCGATTTTATAATGAAAAAGCAGTAGCCTGGTTAAAAAAAGATTTTAATTGTAATGTGGTTCGCGCTGCAATGGGTGTAGAACTCGGAGATCATTCTTATATTAATAATCCGCAGTTTTCTAAAGAAAAAGTAGAAGCAGTTGTAAATGGCGCCATAAAATCGGATATCTATGTAATAATAGATTGGCACAGTCACAATATCAACTTAAAAGAGGCGAAAGTATTTTTTGAAGAGATGTCAAAAAAATATGCTAAGTATCCTAATATTATATATGAAGTATTTAATGAGCCAGATCATGAAACTTGGTGGGAAGTAAAAAATTATGCAGAAGAGGTAATTAAAGTCATCAGAGAGAACGATCCTAATAATATTATACTCGTTGGCTGTCCGCATTGGGATCAAGATATTGATCTTCCTGCCGAAGACCCAATTACAGGTTATACTAATATAATGTATACCATGCATTTTTATGCTGCCACACACGGAAAAGAATTAAGAGACAGAACAGACGCGGCAATCAAAAGCGGACTCCCCGTTTTTGTTTCAGAATCAGCAGGAATGGAAGCATCAGGAGATGGACCTTTAAACTATCAAGCTTGGCAGGAATATATAGATTGGATGGAATCTAGAAAGATAAGCTGGATTACTTGGTCGGTATCTGATAAAGATGAAACTTGTTCAATCCTAAAGAAATCAGCTAAATCTGAAGGGAAATGGCAAGACGAAGATTTAAAAGAATCTGGACTTAAAGTTCGAGAATATTTAAGAAAGTATAATAAGGTAGACTAG
- a CDS encoding AraC family transcriptional regulator, with translation MGTTKNFYREIAPLAASDSFLVFDRVKDSFDFPVHYHPEFEINFILNGKGVKRVVGDNIEEIDNIELVLIGPNLYHGWELSKCTSKKIHEITIQFHNDLFHESLLSRRIMNPIRDMFNRSIHGILFSKKTAEELTPRLVRLSKLDGMDYFLEITSLLYDLANSRNQRLLSTYTVDYDTFDDYDKMKLVYEYVQKHFAEKITLEDVANVASMSIISFNRFIKKRTGKTFVNYINDIRIGYAARWLVEKDMSVSEVAFKSGFNNIANFNRSFKATKNCTPSQYREDFSGLKRIL, from the coding sequence ATGGGGACTACGAAAAATTTTTATAGAGAAATTGCGCCGCTTGCTGCTAGCGACAGCTTTTTAGTTTTTGACCGAGTTAAAGACAGCTTTGATTTTCCTGTTCATTATCATCCGGAATTTGAAATTAATTTTATTTTAAACGGAAAAGGTGTCAAGAGAGTTGTGGGAGATAATATTGAAGAAATTGATAATATCGAACTCGTTTTAATTGGTCCAAATTTATATCACGGCTGGGAGTTGAGTAAATGTACCAGTAAAAAAATCCATGAAATAACGATTCAGTTTCATAATGATTTATTTCATGAATCTTTATTGTCTAGAAGAATTATGAATCCGATTCGTGATATGTTTAACAGATCTATTCATGGAATTCTTTTTTCGAAAAAAACTGCAGAAGAATTAACGCCAAGACTTGTAAGGCTTTCGAAACTAGACGGAATGGATTATTTTTTAGAAATTACCTCTTTATTATATGATCTGGCAAATTCTAGAAATCAGCGTCTGCTTTCGACTTATACAGTTGACTATGATACTTTTGATGACTACGATAAAATGAAATTGGTCTACGAATATGTGCAGAAACATTTTGCTGAAAAAATTACTTTAGAAGACGTGGCAAATGTGGCGAGTATGTCTATTATTTCTTTTAATAGATTCATTAAAAAACGTACAGGTAAAACTTTTGTCAATTATATAAATGATATTAGAATTGGTTACGCTGCTCGCTGGCTGGTAGAAAAAGATATGAGCGTTTCTGAAGTTGCGTTTAAATCTGGGTTTAATAATATTGCCAATTTTAACCGCAGTTTTAAAGCGACGAAAAATTGTACTCCGAGTCAATACAGAGAAGATTTTTCTGGATTGAAACGTATTTTATAG
- a CDS encoding outer membrane beta-barrel protein, producing MKKVFHILAAMLTSSFAFAQEDEAAAPPATTWGGSADAYYKYDFSKQMNGLTSFTNSQNSFELGMASIEAGHTFGKASVFVDLGFGKRAAEFSYNETPDKDVSAKFLIKQLFFTYNLTDEFKVVAGSFGTHIGYEVLDAVDNKNYSMSYAFSYGPFFNTGVKAQYTAGKFTAMLGVTNPTDFKSAMDAGSYQKTFIGQVGYIGDTGSAYLNFTTGSTNPIPGSVIPVSDENKTQFDLTASKTISDSFGLGLNATYAKTTNDFDSALDGEWFSIVGYANYSFSPSLLLAYRMEYFDAKDAAPSMGTLTGSSVFANTVSLNYKVGKLTIIPELRYDAASEDIFLDKDALPTGGSFYALIATTYSF from the coding sequence ATGAAAAAAGTATTTCACATTTTAGCCGCGATGTTAACAAGTTCTTTTGCTTTTGCCCAAGAAGATGAAGCAGCCGCTCCACCAGCAACCACCTGGGGAGGCTCTGCAGATGCGTACTATAAATATGATTTTTCAAAACAGATGAATGGATTAACGAGCTTCACCAACTCACAAAATTCATTCGAACTAGGAATGGCGTCGATCGAGGCAGGTCATACTTTTGGAAAAGCTTCTGTTTTTGTAGACTTAGGTTTCGGAAAAAGAGCAGCAGAGTTTTCATATAATGAAACACCAGATAAAGATGTAAGTGCAAAATTTTTAATTAAACAATTATTCTTTACATACAATTTGACTGATGAATTTAAAGTAGTGGCAGGTAGTTTTGGAACTCATATTGGATATGAAGTTTTGGATGCCGTAGATAACAAAAACTACAGTATGTCTTATGCTTTTTCTTATGGTCCATTTTTTAACACGGGTGTTAAAGCACAATATACTGCTGGTAAATTTACAGCTATGTTAGGAGTAACAAATCCAACAGATTTTAAATCAGCGATGGATGCGGGTTCTTATCAAAAAACGTTCATAGGGCAGGTAGGATATATAGGAGATACAGGAAGTGCTTATTTGAATTTTACAACAGGAAGTACTAATCCAATACCAGGAAGTGTAATTCCAGTATCAGACGAAAATAAAACTCAGTTTGACTTGACTGCTTCTAAAACAATTAGTGATAGTTTTGGTCTTGGGTTAAATGCAACTTACGCTAAAACTACAAACGATTTTGATAGTGCTTTAGATGGTGAGTGGTTTTCAATAGTTGGATATGCTAATTATTCATTCAGCCCATCATTGCTTTTAGCTTACAGAATGGAATATTTTGATGCTAAAGATGCAGCGCCAAGTATGGGGACATTAACAGGATCTAGTGTTTTTGCAAACACGGTTTCATTAAATTACAAAGTTGGAAAGCTTACAATTATTCCTGAGCTTAGATACGATGCAGCGTCTGAAGATATATTCTTAGATAAAGATGCATTGCCAACAGGAGGAAGCTTCTACGCTTTAATTGCTACAACATACTCTTTCTAG
- a CDS encoding N-acetylmuramoyl-L-alanine amidase, producing the protein MTKKHFCYLILAVIISSCSTNPYKNTEKAYDQQLKTLENQITNKEAKPIPATPVVIDTSYAQQLGIIKDTLSKTGSTYLVNGINTEWIGTVNFNLRKPSFVIIHHTAQDSLQQTINTFTKTKTQVSAHYVISENGKVVQMLNDYLRAWHAGNSTWGKTTDLNSCSIGIELDNNGFKPFTEAQINSLVALLTKLKKDYNIPTQNFLGHADIAPGRKQDPSALFPWKTLAEKGFGIWPDEILEPAPFDFKIEPALRIIGYNTKNLTAAIQAFKLHYIQTDATSTLDRKTIDTIYSIYKKQVQ; encoded by the coding sequence ATGACAAAAAAACATTTTTGTTATCTTATTTTAGCTGTTATAATCAGTTCTTGCTCTACAAATCCGTATAAGAATACGGAAAAAGCATATGACCAGCAGTTAAAAACTTTAGAAAACCAGATTACCAACAAAGAAGCAAAACCAATTCCTGCAACTCCTGTTGTAATTGATACTTCTTATGCACAACAATTAGGAATTATAAAAGATACTTTATCTAAAACTGGTTCTACCTATTTAGTAAATGGAATTAATACAGAGTGGATTGGTACCGTAAACTTTAATTTAAGAAAACCAAGTTTCGTTATTATTCATCATACTGCTCAAGATTCGCTTCAGCAGACTATTAATACTTTTACAAAAACAAAAACTCAGGTTAGCGCACATTATGTGATTTCTGAAAATGGAAAAGTAGTACAAATGCTTAACGATTACCTAAGAGCTTGGCATGCCGGAAATTCTACTTGGGGAAAAACAACAGATTTAAATTCCTGTTCTATCGGAATTGAATTAGACAATAATGGTTTCAAACCTTTTACAGAGGCACAAATCAACAGTCTTGTTGCTTTGCTGACTAAGCTGAAAAAAGACTATAACATTCCGACTCAAAACTTTTTAGGTCACGCCGATATTGCTCCAGGGAGAAAACAAGACCCAAGTGCTTTATTTCCTTGGAAAACACTTGCCGAAAAAGGTTTCGGAATCTGGCCGGATGAAATTCTAGAACCTGCACCATTCGATTTTAAAATCGAACCTGCGCTACGAATAATTGGATATAATACTAAAAATTTAACTGCAGCAATTCAGGCATTTAAATTACATTATATTCAAACCGACGCAACCTCAACCTTAGACAGAAAGACAATTGATACTATTTATTCGATTTACAAAAAACAAGTTCAATAA
- a CDS encoding glycoside hydrolase family 27 protein yields the protein MKKIILMLTLSVSSFALAQGNTHKQQAGKFEGLAMTPPMGWNSWNTFATNIDEKLVKETADIMVSSGLAAAGYNYIVLDDGWMTHERDVNGDLVPDPQKFPNGMKSLIDYVHGKGLKFGLYNCAGTKTCAGYPGTRGYEYQDARFYAKLGIDFLKYDWCNTEGITAKEAYTTMSNALKTAGRPIVFSLCEWGDNQPWEWGKPVGNLWRISGDIYPCFDCEFKHPENWSSWGFMKIADMRKNIRKYSGPDHWNDFDMMEVGNEMNDTEDKSHFAMWCMLSSPLFTGNDYRKMSKETLAILTNRELLSVNQDKLGIQGFKYTVLDGVEVWVKPLSDGAWAVSFINRTETSKKVNFDWDKNNFKDADFGYEADFNKTTFKIKDLWKNKEAGNTKKAFSAAIASHDVITLKLIP from the coding sequence ATGAAGAAAATAATTTTAATGCTGACTTTGAGTGTTTCCAGTTTTGCTTTAGCTCAAGGCAATACACATAAACAACAAGCCGGAAAATTTGAAGGCCTTGCAATGACTCCGCCAATGGGCTGGAATTCGTGGAATACGTTTGCAACGAATATTGACGAAAAATTAGTAAAAGAAACTGCTGATATAATGGTTTCTTCTGGTTTAGCGGCTGCCGGTTACAATTACATTGTCTTAGACGATGGCTGGATGACACACGAACGTGATGTAAATGGTGATTTAGTTCCTGATCCACAAAAATTTCCAAACGGAATGAAATCACTAATTGATTATGTACATGGTAAAGGATTAAAATTCGGATTGTATAATTGTGCAGGAACAAAAACCTGTGCAGGATATCCAGGAACAAGAGGTTATGAATATCAAGATGCTCGATTTTATGCCAAGCTTGGAATCGATTTCTTAAAATACGATTGGTGTAATACCGAAGGAATTACCGCTAAAGAAGCCTATACAACAATGAGCAATGCGTTAAAAACAGCTGGAAGACCAATTGTTTTTAGTCTTTGCGAATGGGGCGATAATCAGCCTTGGGAATGGGGAAAACCAGTTGGAAACCTGTGGAGAATTTCGGGAGATATCTATCCTTGTTTCGACTGCGAATTCAAGCATCCAGAAAATTGGTCGTCTTGGGGATTTATGAAAATTGCCGATATGCGAAAAAACATTCGTAAATATTCTGGCCCAGATCATTGGAATGATTTTGATATGATGGAAGTTGGAAACGAAATGAATGATACAGAAGATAAATCGCATTTTGCAATGTGGTGTATGTTGTCGTCTCCATTATTTACAGGAAATGATTATCGAAAAATGTCTAAAGAAACACTGGCAATTTTGACCAATAGGGAGTTACTGTCTGTTAATCAAGATAAGCTTGGAATTCAAGGATTCAAATACACTGTTTTAGATGGAGTAGAAGTGTGGGTAAAACCGCTTTCTGATGGAGCTTGGGCAGTTAGTTTTATCAATAGAACTGAAACTTCAAAGAAAGTTAATTTTGATTGGGATAAAAACAATTTCAAAGATGCCGATTTCGGATATGAAGCGGATTTTAATAAGACGACATTCAAAATAAAAGATCTTTGGAAAAATAAAGAAGCAGGAAATACTAAAAAAGCATTTAGTGCAGCAATTGCTTCGCATGATGTTATAACTTTAAAACTAATTCCTTAA
- a CDS encoding RagB/SusD family nutrient uptake outer membrane protein, with product MKNIYKRGSVGFMALLMLFSSSCSQDFIDVPAEGNPTIGSYYDSDEKLDNATNGLYGLVWFNMNKEGFYGITDVISGNMYADIYNDFGKFTDLSFTNTSRYISDSWRSCFGAIANSNAYISNLPQSVGPNVSKEALNNTLGECHFIRAFSYFFLVRLWGNVPIIENNADYSKNYVIPSNPTEDVYKFIENDLKFAIANLRTKNRGSDYAANAHVSSGSAKAMLAKVYLYQKKYDLARQMAQEVINSGEFKLLGGDELPTKSFADLFLQKNNNNEESIFAWQWTGTGGYFDGNFTNTLFAPENRLVETTYSGQIAPSQDLIKNVFENGDRRRIETFMLPGDFYPNLTYAKTLDLGAPKILGYTFELQYEAQKSGAGLKKYVIGKENLPITGAFNPVNNGESSMNSYMMRYAELLLIHAEAILGGQTGSTSDAQALQSYNAVRKRAGLAPKSVITFDDIFKERRAELACEGDYYFDLGRLPFEKAKAILEAQNRGNREAEKHITISATNLLLPYPADDLTKNPKLTEVVPYTFK from the coding sequence ATGAAAAATATATATAAAAGAGGCAGCGTAGGTTTTATGGCGTTATTGATGTTGTTCTCATCCTCTTGCTCTCAAGATTTTATAGATGTTCCTGCAGAAGGAAATCCTACAATAGGAAGTTACTATGATTCTGACGAAAAACTAGACAATGCGACCAACGGACTTTATGGTTTAGTTTGGTTTAATATGAATAAAGAGGGTTTTTACGGTATTACAGATGTAATCTCTGGTAATATGTATGCCGATATTTATAATGACTTTGGAAAATTTACAGATTTGAGTTTTACCAATACATCAAGATATATTTCAGATTCTTGGAGATCTTGTTTTGGAGCTATTGCAAATTCTAATGCTTATATCAGTAATTTACCGCAGAGTGTTGGTCCGAATGTTAGTAAGGAAGCTTTGAATAATACATTAGGAGAATGCCATTTTATTAGAGCATTTTCTTATTTCTTCTTGGTAAGATTATGGGGAAATGTGCCTATTATCGAAAATAATGCAGACTATTCTAAAAACTACGTTATTCCGAGTAATCCAACTGAAGATGTTTACAAATTCATCGAAAATGATTTAAAATTTGCGATTGCTAATTTGAGAACAAAAAACAGAGGTTCAGATTATGCTGCGAATGCGCATGTATCAAGCGGTTCTGCAAAAGCAATGCTTGCAAAAGTTTATTTATATCAAAAGAAATATGACTTGGCAAGACAAATGGCTCAGGAAGTAATTAACAGCGGTGAGTTTAAATTGTTAGGAGGTGATGAATTACCGACTAAGTCTTTTGCCGACTTGTTTTTGCAAAAAAACAATAATAACGAAGAATCTATTTTTGCTTGGCAATGGACAGGAACTGGAGGGTATTTTGATGGTAATTTCACCAATACATTATTTGCTCCAGAAAACAGATTGGTAGAAACAACGTATTCTGGACAAATTGCACCATCTCAAGATTTAATTAAAAATGTTTTTGAAAATGGAGACAGAAGAAGAATTGAGACTTTTATGCTTCCTGGGGATTTCTATCCAAATTTAACTTACGCCAAAACACTTGATCTAGGTGCTCCAAAAATTCTGGGTTATACTTTTGAACTTCAGTACGAAGCTCAAAAATCTGGTGCAGGATTGAAAAAATATGTTATCGGGAAAGAAAATCTCCCAATAACAGGAGCGTTTAATCCTGTAAATAATGGAGAAAGTAGCATGAACAGCTACATGATGCGTTATGCAGAATTACTATTAATTCATGCTGAAGCAATTTTGGGCGGACAAACAGGCAGTACATCAGATGCACAAGCGCTTCAATCTTATAATGCAGTTCGTAAAAGAGCAGGGCTTGCACCAAAATCAGTTATAACATTCGATGATATTTTTAAAGAAAGACGTGCTGAGCTGGCGTGCGAAGGAGATTATTATTTTGATTTAGGTCGTTTACCTTTTGAAAAAGCAAAAGCGATTCTAGAAGCACAAAATAGAGGAAACAGAGAAGCTGAAAAACATATTACAATCTCGGCAACAAATCTTTTATTACCTTATCCAGCTGACGACTTGACTAAAAATCCAAAATTGACAGAAGTAGTACCATATACTTTTAAATAA